From the Cryptomeria japonica chromosome 2, Sugi_1.0, whole genome shotgun sequence genome, one window contains:
- the LOC131050540 gene encoding probable transcription factor At3g04930, with amino-acid sequence MDREEGSEKDIGGSEKCVWNAEDEVAFVRAIEECSEKGKPLPTYAFLCNHAKNVLGSKYSYTQLYNKLKRLKRKFKDGLVKMEKPSFSFGSPHEEMLFRLFRKIWGEEVEGIEENEGEKNNDPNIEEENEGEKNNDPNIEEENEGEKNNNPNIEEENELDLMNKGDQNVGKDSAAHAEDMMLYASNAELNRKKIKVSASSDLIDFIRDVIIENMDSLKEYSKGLLEENKLALSKLEDELLAGNENE; translated from the coding sequence atggatagagaggaGGGTTCTGAAAAAGATATAGGCGGCAGTGAAAAGTGTGTTTGGAACGCTGAAGATGAAGTAGCGTTTGTGAGGGCGATTGAGGAGTGCAGTGAAAAAGGTAAGCCCCTACCCACATATGCTTTTCTATGCAATCATGCCAAAAATGTATTGGGTAGCAAATACAGTTATACACAGTTATACAACAAGCTAAAGAGGCTGAAAAGAAAGTTCAAAGATGGACTGGTAAAAATGGAGAAGCCTAGCTTTAGTTTCGGGTCTCCACACGAAGAGATGCTTTTCAGACTGTTTAGAAAGATTTGGGGTGAAGAGGTGGAAGGAATTGAGGAGAATGAGGGTGAGAAAAATAATGACCCAAATATAGAGGAGGAGAATGAGGGTGAGAAAAATAATGACCCAAATATAGAGGAGGAGAATGAGGGTGAGAAAAATAATAACCCAAATATAGAGGAGGAGAATGAGTTGGATCTGATGAACAAGGGCGATCAAAATGTTGGAAAGGATTCGGCTGCGCACGCGGAAGATATGATGTTGTATGCGTCCAATGCGGAGTTAAACAGAAAAAAAATAAAGGTATCTGCTTCCTCCGACCTTATCGACTTTATCAGGGACGTAATTATAGAAAATATGGATTCTCTCAAGGAATATAGTAAGGGATTGTTAGAAGAGAACAAGCTTGCCTTGAGCAAGCTTGAAGATGAGTTGCTCGCAGGTAATGAGAACGAGTAG